A genomic stretch from Sporolituus thermophilus DSM 23256 includes:
- the nrfD gene encoding NrfD/PsrC family molybdoenzyme membrane anchor subunit: protein MNEFLTTLWNITPDRPWGIDIPNYFWFTGSSAAAFIISSFAHVFGMRKYKPIAGFSLLLAFVLLVVAPFNLIDDLRQPGRVIHFFLYGWENFPTSPMKWGVLLLLAYPLLIFTEACIMYREDLIGRMQTSRNSIMKKIYKFLTFGRTAINDTERKKDHKLSYWLGAAGIPLALSVHGYTGYILGAVHAFPLWHTPLMPVLFLASAMVSGTGLLLVLLPVVQKFFSPVGKVDRVLMADLGKLLAWFIVIDLVIRFFWLTFAMPFNGSEKYALYEFFSYHQFDIVVIEYIIGLFLPMAVGFTALRQKLSFVMAAGFISAAGVWLFRWNTVIGGQGMAKSTGGLLEYHAAVTGQDSIMSVLANGSLFVAVLCLVMLLFPWGDEMKRYYEKGAYHGYESPKLFESHGGNSSRGSNLGL from the coding sequence GTGAATGAGTTTCTGACAACTCTTTGGAATATTACGCCTGACCGGCCTTGGGGGATTGATATTCCCAATTATTTTTGGTTTACCGGGTCGAGTGCGGCTGCCTTCATCATATCCAGTTTTGCCCACGTATTTGGGATGAGAAAATATAAACCCATTGCCGGGTTTTCCTTGCTTCTGGCTTTTGTACTGCTGGTGGTCGCACCTTTTAATCTCATTGATGACTTGCGCCAGCCGGGACGGGTCATTCACTTTTTCCTTTACGGCTGGGAGAACTTTCCTACCTCGCCGATGAAGTGGGGGGTATTGCTGCTGCTGGCGTATCCGCTGTTAATTTTCACTGAAGCTTGCATCATGTACCGGGAAGATCTGATAGGACGAATGCAAACTTCCCGGAACAGTATCATGAAAAAAATATATAAGTTTCTTACTTTTGGCCGTACAGCCATTAACGATACGGAGCGAAAGAAAGATCACAAGTTAAGCTATTGGCTTGGCGCTGCCGGTATACCGCTGGCCCTTTCCGTTCATGGCTATACCGGCTATATTCTTGGCGCCGTCCATGCCTTTCCGCTCTGGCATACGCCTTTAATGCCCGTACTGTTTTTGGCAAGCGCCATGGTGTCAGGCACGGGACTTCTGCTGGTGTTGCTGCCGGTCGTGCAAAAGTTCTTTTCTCCTGTCGGCAAAGTGGATCGGGTGCTAATGGCTGATTTAGGAAAATTATTGGCCTGGTTCATTGTCATCGACTTGGTAATCCGGTTTTTCTGGCTAACGTTTGCCATGCCTTTTAACGGCAGCGAAAAATATGCTCTTTATGAGTTTTTCAGCTACCATCAGTTTGACATCGTGGTCATCGAATATATTATTGGCCTCTTTCTGCCCATGGCGGTCGGTTTCACCGCGCTACGGCAAAAGCTTTCTTTCGTCATGGCCGCAGGCTTCATCAGTGCCGCCGGCGTATGGCTTTTCCGCTGGAACACCGTCATTGGGGGCCAGGGGATGGCCAAATCTACAGGTGGATTGTTAGAGTACCATGCAGCCGTTACCGGACAGGACAGTATCATGTCCGTATTGGCTAACGGCAGTCTGTTTGTTGCCGTATTATGTCTTGTTATGCTTCTTTTCCCTTGGGGGGATGAGATGAAACGCTATTATGAGAAAGGAGCCTATCATGGATACGAGTCGCCGAAACTTTTTGAAAGCCACGGCGGGAATAGCAGCCGTGGGAGCAATCTCGGGCTATAA
- a CDS encoding molybdopterin-dependent oxidoreductase: protein MDTSRRNFLKATAGIAAVGAISGYKDMLSLAATFRDQGERAADPVYGNALQPEYTVSEDGKVNLDSGFKLVNTMCNGCTTHCGVRVKIDKASGKVVRVTGNPYNPLSSHPWLEFNTDIKESFAWTAGGGDKKTNRSTVCARGNSVFDKIHDPYRVLTPLKRVGKRGENKWQPISLEQAIKEIVEGGDLFGEGHVDGLAAIRDTTTLIDPDNPDYGPKSQQLGCIGAVDDGRQNFVVQRFLMAFGSKNMANHTSICGLSMRAGSAAFLGDFEKYPHLKPDFDECEFLINWGTAPGQAGNPFKLMGKLLANSRAEKKLRYVTITPILTNSDTIATDRSTWIPIKPQGDLALAMGMIRWIIENKRYNEAYLSIPSAEAMKQYKEGSFTNASHLVVVEKGHPLEGKFLFKEVPPVKEGEEPGKIFYCIEHKTGELALVTETSKARLSVDQRVTIDGQSIAVKSSFKLLEEAAMQKTLHEYSEISGVPLKDLVWLADEFTSHGRKVGIHCHGGTMHTTGFYTTYAILTLTALVGAVGYKGGMSTGGGKFADWQGPRYDLFAYPDKPKISGIRLDRTRSPYEKSSEYKRKKAQGKPYPAEDQWYPFTNSVETEFLNASINGYPYRLKALLLYNASFIYGTSGAKFLAEKLKDPKASIPLIISVDPFINETSQLADYIIPDSVMYETWGVLGPWHGTLTKASVIRYPVVEPRTAKTANGEPICLDSFLIELGKALKLPGFGDKAIKGTDGKLYPLHRPEDVYLRVFENIAMDGTPVPDISDEELEICGLNEWRVRLQNVCSENWRKVAYIMARGGRYESKSKAYDGELLAKRYPKAIQIYNETVGTTRNALTGERYSGVPLYYESRLTDGTPLAHVADPAQYPFLAFSYKSHVVSAASASSEQIREIRYTNYVDINTETGNKLGLKDGDIIRLRSPHGTLTGVCRLRQGIHPQAVGVEHGFGRFGEGAADVVVGDQVMKLSKSRASGTWINQLGMFDPSRKGRQPLADFACGSNARQAVPVTIEKVKA from the coding sequence ATGGATACGAGTCGCCGAAACTTTTTGAAAGCCACGGCGGGAATAGCAGCCGTGGGAGCAATCTCGGGCTATAAGGATATGCTATCTTTGGCCGCTACCTTCCGCGATCAAGGGGAGCGGGCCGCTGATCCTGTTTACGGCAATGCTTTACAACCGGAATACACCGTCAGCGAAGACGGCAAAGTAAATCTCGATTCAGGCTTTAAACTGGTCAATACCATGTGCAATGGCTGCACTACCCATTGCGGTGTCCGCGTTAAAATAGACAAAGCTTCCGGCAAGGTGGTACGGGTAACCGGAAATCCTTACAATCCGCTCTCCAGCCATCCGTGGCTTGAATTCAATACAGATATCAAAGAGAGTTTTGCATGGACGGCAGGAGGCGGTGATAAGAAGACCAACCGTTCTACGGTGTGTGCCCGCGGCAACAGCGTCTTTGACAAAATTCACGATCCTTACCGGGTTTTGACGCCTCTCAAGCGTGTAGGCAAACGGGGCGAGAACAAATGGCAGCCCATTTCGCTTGAACAAGCCATCAAGGAAATCGTCGAAGGGGGAGACCTCTTTGGCGAAGGTCATGTGGACGGCCTGGCCGCCATACGGGACACCACTACCTTGATTGATCCCGATAATCCGGATTATGGGCCCAAATCGCAGCAGCTTGGTTGTATCGGCGCCGTTGATGACGGGCGGCAAAACTTTGTCGTCCAGCGGTTTCTTATGGCCTTCGGTTCAAAAAATATGGCCAATCACACTTCCATCTGCGGCCTTTCGATGCGGGCCGGCAGCGCCGCTTTTTTGGGCGACTTTGAAAAGTACCCCCATTTAAAACCGGACTTTGACGAATGCGAATTCCTTATCAACTGGGGGACTGCTCCTGGTCAGGCAGGTAATCCTTTCAAATTAATGGGAAAACTGCTTGCCAATTCCCGGGCTGAAAAGAAATTGCGTTATGTTACCATTACACCCATCTTAACCAACAGCGATACCATAGCCACAGACCGATCGACGTGGATTCCGATAAAACCGCAGGGTGATCTGGCGCTGGCCATGGGGATGATTCGCTGGATTATTGAAAACAAGCGGTATAACGAAGCCTATTTGTCGATACCGAGTGCTGAAGCGATGAAGCAGTACAAAGAGGGCAGTTTTACCAACGCTTCCCATCTGGTGGTCGTGGAAAAAGGCCATCCGCTGGAAGGAAAGTTTTTGTTCAAAGAAGTCCCGCCGGTTAAAGAAGGCGAAGAGCCGGGCAAGATTTTCTACTGTATTGAGCACAAGACCGGAGAACTGGCTCTTGTCACCGAGACAAGCAAAGCAAGACTAAGTGTGGATCAGAGAGTAACCATCGACGGGCAAAGCATTGCTGTAAAGTCGTCGTTTAAGCTGCTGGAAGAAGCGGCCATGCAAAAAACGCTGCACGAGTACAGTGAGATTAGCGGTGTGCCCTTGAAAGATCTGGTATGGCTGGCCGACGAGTTTACCAGCCATGGCCGTAAGGTTGGGATCCATTGCCATGGGGGAACCATGCACACTACCGGATTTTATACCACTTACGCTATTCTGACGCTGACGGCTCTCGTCGGCGCTGTCGGATACAAAGGGGGCATGAGTACCGGCGGCGGCAAATTCGCTGATTGGCAAGGACCGCGGTATGACCTTTTTGCTTATCCTGATAAGCCGAAAATATCCGGCATCCGCCTGGACCGCACCCGCAGCCCTTATGAAAAGAGCAGTGAATACAAGCGCAAAAAGGCCCAAGGCAAGCCTTATCCGGCTGAAGACCAGTGGTACCCGTTTACTAACTCGGTGGAAACAGAGTTTCTTAATGCATCGATAAATGGTTATCCATACCGGTTAAAAGCGCTGCTCCTCTATAATGCTTCCTTTATCTACGGCACATCGGGGGCCAAGTTTCTGGCGGAAAAGCTGAAAGATCCCAAGGCGTCCATTCCGTTGATTATATCAGTTGATCCTTTTATCAACGAAACTTCGCAGTTAGCGGACTATATCATTCCTGACAGCGTTATGTATGAAACTTGGGGTGTGTTAGGACCGTGGCACGGTACGCTGACCAAAGCCAGTGTTATCCGGTATCCGGTTGTGGAACCAAGAACGGCAAAAACGGCTAATGGTGAACCGATTTGCCTGGACAGTTTTCTCATCGAACTGGGCAAGGCATTGAAGCTTCCCGGCTTCGGCGACAAGGCAATTAAGGGGACGGACGGGAAGCTGTATCCATTGCATCGTCCCGAAGATGTCTATTTGCGGGTGTTTGAAAACATTGCTATGGATGGTACGCCCGTACCGGATATTAGCGACGAAGAATTAGAGATATGCGGATTGAATGAGTGGCGTGTAAGATTACAAAACGTGTGTAGCGAAAACTGGCGTAAGGTAGCTTACATCATGGCAAGGGGCGGCCGGTATGAATCGAAGTCCAAAGCGTATGATGGTGAGCTGTTGGCAAAACGCTACCCCAAGGCGATTCAAATCTATAACGAAACGGTAGGTACAACCCGCAACGCCTTGACCGGCGAGCGCTACAGCGGTGTTCCGCTGTATTACGAGTCCCGTCTTACGGACGGTACGCCGCTGGCCCACGTTGCCGATCCGGCCCAATATCCTTTCCTGGCATTTAGTTATAAGTCTCACGTGGTATCAGCGGCCTCAGCTTCCTCCGAACAAATACGGGAAATTCGGTATACCAACTACGTTGATATCAATACAGAGACGGGTAATAAGCTGGGGCTAAAAGACGGCGATATAATTAGGCTCAGATCTCCGCACGGTACCTTAACCGGCGTCTGCCGGCTACGGCAAGGGATTCATCCTCAAGCCGTCGGGGTTGAACATGGCTTCGGCCGCTTTGGGGAAGGTGCTGCCGACGTTGTAGTGGGAGATCAAGTGATGAAACTGTCGAAAAGCCGGGCGTCCGGCACCTGGATTAACCAATTGGGCATGTTTGATCCAAGCCGCAAGGGCCGACAGCCTTTAGCTGATTTTGCTTGTGGTTCCAATGCGCGCCAAGCTGTCCCGGTTACAATTGAAAAAGTGAAGGCATAA
- a CDS encoding 3-oxoacid CoA-transferase subunit B: MDFREMIARRAALELSDGEVVNLGFGIPTAVANYIPPGINVILQSENGCLMFGPTPKLGEQDADIANAGGQPITLMPGASIFDLATSFCIIRGGHVDTTILGALEVDQEGNIANWAMPIAPGKYSPGMGGAMDLVGGARKVVATLQHTDKKGNSKVMKKCSLPLTGKGVVDVIITDKAVFNVTPQGLVLKEIVPGLTVQDIKNITTAEFSVAGDLCEYRLQP; encoded by the coding sequence ATGGATTTTAGAGAAATGATTGCGCGCAGAGCCGCATTGGAACTAAGCGACGGGGAAGTGGTAAACCTGGGGTTTGGCATACCGACAGCAGTGGCAAACTATATTCCCCCCGGAATCAACGTAATTTTGCAGTCGGAAAACGGCTGTCTAATGTTTGGCCCCACTCCCAAACTGGGCGAGCAGGACGCTGACATCGCCAACGCCGGCGGGCAGCCGATCACGCTCATGCCCGGAGCGTCGATTTTTGATCTGGCGACCTCGTTCTGCATCATCCGGGGCGGTCATGTTGATACGACTATCTTAGGCGCCCTGGAGGTGGACCAGGAGGGAAATATCGCCAACTGGGCCATGCCCATCGCGCCAGGAAAGTATTCGCCGGGGATGGGCGGCGCCATGGACCTTGTCGGCGGAGCGCGCAAAGTCGTTGCCACTTTGCAGCACACTGACAAAAAGGGCAATTCCAAAGTGATGAAAAAATGCAGTCTGCCCCTTACCGGCAAGGGCGTAGTGGACGTTATCATTACTGACAAGGCGGTGTTTAACGTAACACCCCAGGGATTGGTGCTAAAGGAAATTGTGCCCGGTCTGACGGTACAGGACATTAAAAACATTACGACAGCAGAATTCTCCGTAGCCGGTGACCTTTGTGAATACCGGCTGCAGCCGTAA
- a CDS encoding CoA transferase subunit A produces MNKVMDLDKVMEKVHDGATIMVGGFLGVGAPLKCIEKLVERQVKDLTLIAVVNSYPGGGFDLAPLFKNKQVKKFITAHTGTCPEALEIYKSGELEVEFYPMGTWIEKIRAGGAGLGGVLTPIGIGTLVEEGKQKLTINGKEYLLELPLRADFAFIKGYRADRLGNVQYRGVSINSNPILAIAADYTVAEVNEIVEVGDIEPERVGTPGVFVKAVIQGYTLAEHQEIFKDLWVRTGRLS; encoded by the coding sequence ATGAACAAGGTTATGGATTTGGACAAAGTCATGGAAAAGGTTCATGACGGCGCCACCATCATGGTCGGCGGTTTTCTGGGCGTGGGTGCGCCGCTGAAGTGTATTGAAAAACTAGTTGAACGACAAGTCAAGGATCTTACTTTAATTGCCGTTGTCAACTCCTACCCCGGCGGCGGGTTCGATTTGGCCCCGCTGTTTAAAAACAAACAGGTTAAAAAGTTTATAACCGCCCATACGGGCACCTGTCCGGAAGCCCTGGAAATCTACAAGAGCGGCGAATTAGAGGTAGAGTTCTATCCAATGGGCACATGGATCGAGAAAATTCGGGCCGGCGGCGCAGGACTGGGCGGTGTACTGACCCCTATCGGCATTGGGACACTGGTGGAAGAAGGCAAGCAGAAACTGACGATTAACGGCAAAGAGTACCTTTTGGAACTGCCGCTCCGGGCAGACTTTGCCTTCATCAAAGGCTACCGCGCCGACCGGCTGGGCAACGTCCAGTACCGGGGCGTGTCGATTAACTCCAACCCCATTCTCGCCATAGCCGCCGACTATACAGTGGCGGAAGTTAACGAAATTGTCGAAGTGGGAGATATTGAACCAGAGCGGGTAGGTACGCCCGGCGTCTTTGTCAAAGCGGTCATTCAGGGGTATACCTTGGCCGAGCATCAGGAAATTTTTAAAGACTTGTGGGTGCGAACGGGCCGCTTAAGCTGA
- a CDS encoding rhodanese-like domain-containing protein — translation MTTKTKLAVLAILLILTLLTTACGGATSSPLQQPAPAVDVTPEEALNAWQGKSAVILDVRTPDEFAQGHIPGAVLIPLDQLDKRLDEVPKDKKVLVICRSGNRSSQATKLLRNNGFTNVYNVLGGMNHWPGPVEK, via the coding sequence ATGACCACGAAAACCAAACTTGCCGTGCTGGCCATTTTGCTTATTCTCACTCTGCTCACTACCGCCTGTGGCGGCGCAACATCGTCGCCCCTGCAGCAACCGGCGCCAGCCGTTGACGTAACGCCCGAAGAGGCTCTTAACGCCTGGCAGGGCAAAAGCGCCGTCATCCTCGACGTCCGTACCCCCGACGAATTTGCCCAGGGCCATATTCCCGGCGCGGTCCTTATCCCGCTTGACCAGCTCGATAAGCGGCTGGACGAGGTGCCCAAAGATAAAAAGGTGCTGGTCATCTGCCGCAGCGGCAACCGCAGCAGCCAGGCCACCAAACTACTACGAAACAACGGCTTCACCAATGTATACAACGTCCTCGGCGGCATGAACCACTGGCCGGGACCGGTAGAAAAGTGA
- the cas6 gene encoding CRISPR system precrRNA processing endoribonuclease RAMP protein Cas6, translating into MFTDFRVARYEVVLEAGPKGLLLPPYKGSTLRGGFGHVFRRICCSQTEAVCSQCMLAQACAYGQIFEPSPPAGSAVLKNLSDIPRPFVIEPPLETKTHYAPGEQLRFGLVLIGQAIQYLPYFVLTFKELGNIGLGKGRLTFVLAEFRAVMADGRVVPVYNRATNMVTSGNAGVTLGELTAGETFAASELWLNFITMTRLKYDHSLVTTVPFHVLIRNLLRRVSTLYYFFHGYRQEDVDYRQLIAQAEMVDTIRASLRLVDWERYSHRQETKMNMGGLVGEIVYAGDIAPFWPLLKLGEVIHVGKGCVFGLGKYEVKNEHEQY; encoded by the coding sequence TTGTTTACTGATTTTCGCGTTGCGCGCTACGAGGTGGTGCTGGAAGCCGGGCCGAAGGGCTTGCTGCTGCCGCCGTATAAAGGCTCTACCCTACGCGGTGGCTTTGGCCATGTCTTTCGCCGCATCTGTTGCAGCCAGACGGAAGCGGTTTGTTCGCAATGTATGTTGGCACAAGCCTGTGCTTATGGGCAAATTTTTGAGCCGTCACCACCTGCCGGTAGTGCTGTGCTGAAAAACCTTTCCGATATTCCTCGGCCTTTTGTCATCGAACCGCCGTTAGAAACCAAAACGCATTACGCGCCAGGGGAACAGCTCAGGTTTGGCTTGGTTTTAATTGGGCAGGCTATCCAGTATTTGCCCTATTTTGTTCTGACTTTTAAGGAGTTAGGCAATATTGGGCTGGGAAAAGGGCGTTTGACGTTTGTTTTAGCGGAATTTCGGGCAGTGATGGCCGATGGCCGGGTTGTTCCTGTTTATAACCGGGCGACTAACATGGTGACATCGGGTAATGCGGGCGTTACGCTGGGGGAGTTGACGGCGGGGGAGACCTTTGCGGCCAGCGAACTTTGGCTAAATTTTATTACCATGACCCGGCTGAAATACGACCACAGTCTTGTTACGACGGTGCCTTTTCATGTATTAATCCGCAATCTGCTTAGGCGCGTTAGCACGCTGTATTATTTTTTTCATGGTTACCGGCAAGAGGATGTTGACTACCGACAGCTTATCGCTCAAGCGGAAATGGTGGATACCATCCGCGCCAGCCTGCGGCTGGTCGACTGGGAGCGTTATTCGCACCGGCAGGAAACAAAAATGAACATGGGCGGCTTGGTCGGGGAAATCGTTTATGCAGGCGACATTGCTCCGTTTTGGCCGCTGCTGAAGCTCGGGGAAGTAATCCATGTCGGCAAAGGGTGCGTGTTTGGGCTGGGGAAATATGAGGTGAAGAACGAGCATGAGCAGTATTGA
- the cas3 gene encoding CRISPR-associated helicase Cas3': MSSIEALFSDLIGATNAAPYSYQLRCAQAIQQGKNVIVCAPTGSGKTWAALLGYLHSRQIGQPFVDRVFYVLPMRTLANSLYRSVQDSCKQVFDVTSLPEEKRYHPSKLAVTIQTGERKADPFFEGDIIFTTIDQLLAGYLNIPLSLPAKLSNINAGALLGSLVVLDEIHLLDPSRSLATIVEMAERLAPYVQFVVMTATMSSNAVQALQQHLSAEVITVSAEELAIMPSHKDKRRRYVWTGSPVTAAQVLTHHNNGRTIVICNTVARAQGLYRDLKDVLHPGCQLFLLHSRFLKQDRQAVEGQLMRYFGPNAQETNAILVTTQVVEAGVDISADNLHTELCPANALIQRAGRAARYPFPRNTGTVWVYEPEVDQQGRYRLGPYRDRLSAAAIERTRQAIAAQNGNILGFAEEQALVDLVHGKAESEVFTAIFADNARRRREVSQAIDTADRSKIVDLIRHVDSIGVIITDTPETIDLSRLPELLSVPRTSLYSAFNTMTGCGAPGEWFAKIPRIKETDGQVTTVEWHALTVGNELKMAEWLIAISPRFARYTADIGLELGVPGPVPQVPANEIQPWTPYHFEYEPFKDHVIKVVEEARHEAKRSVCARYRLERHLGLPPRFAEHLVEITCALHDTGKLLKQWQQAALDWQQRFYPEQIVEEGSPVAHTTFRPEAGDIEKQRLMHLTRGPHAAEGAFAVSKALGRYFDKHFHDEEIIGGIWKAILTAIARHHSSQTQTVGRKLSFIADAASCLNAAVLAAGLDIMVDELIVPIQERDGENFKRALISAEEHYVWLPLYWFLVRRLRLADQYATKMTGG, from the coding sequence ATGAGCAGTATTGAGGCATTATTTAGTGATCTTATTGGCGCCACTAACGCTGCGCCCTATTCTTACCAATTGCGTTGCGCGCAAGCGATACAACAGGGGAAAAACGTAATAGTTTGTGCCCCGACCGGAAGTGGCAAAACATGGGCGGCTCTTTTAGGGTATCTTCACTCGAGGCAGATTGGACAGCCCTTTGTCGATAGAGTTTTTTATGTCTTACCTATGCGAACCTTGGCCAATAGTCTTTATAGATCAGTGCAAGACAGCTGTAAACAGGTATTTGACGTAACTTCTTTGCCGGAGGAGAAGCGTTATCACCCGAGCAAGCTGGCGGTGACTATTCAGACCGGTGAACGCAAGGCAGACCCATTTTTTGAAGGGGACATTATCTTTACAACCATAGACCAATTACTCGCCGGCTATCTAAACATTCCACTGTCGCTGCCGGCAAAACTTTCTAATATTAATGCGGGGGCGCTACTTGGTTCACTGGTTGTCTTGGACGAAATCCATTTGTTAGATCCGAGCCGTTCGCTGGCTACGATCGTGGAGATGGCAGAGCGGTTAGCTCCTTATGTTCAGTTTGTTGTTATGACTGCTACTATGTCATCAAACGCTGTCCAAGCCCTCCAGCAGCACTTGTCGGCCGAAGTGATCACGGTAAGCGCTGAAGAATTAGCAATAATGCCCAGTCACAAGGATAAGCGCCGGCGCTATGTTTGGACGGGAAGCCCGGTAACGGCAGCGCAAGTTTTAACGCACCACAATAATGGTAGAACAATTGTTATCTGCAACACGGTTGCCCGTGCTCAAGGCCTTTACCGGGACCTAAAAGATGTGCTGCACCCCGGCTGCCAACTGTTTTTGTTGCACAGCCGTTTCTTAAAGCAGGACCGGCAAGCTGTTGAAGGTCAATTAATGCGCTATTTTGGTCCTAACGCCCAAGAGACAAATGCTATTTTGGTAACAACACAGGTTGTCGAAGCAGGAGTGGATATCAGTGCTGATAATCTTCATACCGAGCTTTGCCCGGCCAACGCCCTGATTCAGCGGGCCGGACGCGCCGCGCGTTATCCTTTTCCCCGCAATACTGGCACCGTTTGGGTGTACGAGCCGGAGGTAGATCAACAAGGTCGTTACCGCCTAGGCCCATATCGCGACCGCTTATCGGCAGCGGCAATAGAAAGAACAAGGCAAGCGATAGCTGCTCAGAACGGAAATATTTTGGGGTTTGCGGAAGAACAGGCACTGGTAGATTTAGTACATGGTAAGGCGGAGTCAGAAGTATTTACAGCAATTTTTGCCGATAACGCGCGGCGGCGCAGAGAAGTAAGCCAGGCAATCGACACTGCTGATCGCAGCAAAATCGTTGATCTTATTCGCCATGTTGACTCAATTGGGGTAATAATAACCGATACGCCCGAAACAATTGACCTGAGTCGCCTGCCGGAACTTTTGTCCGTGCCTCGCACCAGCCTGTACAGCGCTTTTAACACTATGACTGGTTGCGGTGCACCGGGCGAATGGTTTGCGAAAATACCGCGAATAAAAGAAACTGATGGGCAAGTAACAACCGTTGAGTGGCATGCGTTGACAGTCGGCAACGAACTCAAAATGGCAGAATGGCTTATTGCCATTTCGCCCCGTTTTGCCCGCTATACGGCCGATATCGGTTTGGAACTGGGGGTGCCAGGGCCGGTCCCGCAGGTTCCGGCAAACGAGATTCAACCATGGACACCTTACCATTTTGAGTATGAGCCGTTTAAAGACCATGTAATAAAGGTGGTAGAAGAAGCTAGGCACGAGGCAAAGCGGTCTGTCTGTGCAAGGTATCGTCTGGAACGTCATTTGGGGTTGCCCCCAAGATTTGCTGAACATCTAGTCGAGATTACTTGCGCCTTGCACGATACGGGGAAACTACTTAAACAATGGCAGCAAGCTGCGCTCGACTGGCAGCAGCGGTTTTATCCAGAGCAAATCGTGGAGGAAGGTAGTCCGGTTGCACATACCACCTTTCGCCCTGAGGCTGGCGATATTGAAAAACAAAGATTGATGCACCTAACGCGGGGGCCGCATGCGGCTGAAGGCGCTTTTGCTGTGAGTAAGGCGCTAGGAAGATATTTTGACAAGCATTTTCATGATGAGGAAATTATTGGTGGGATTTGGAAGGCGATACTAACGGCTATTGCGCGGCATCACAGCAGCCAAACGCAAACGGTGGGCAGGAAGTTAAGCTTTATTGCGGATGCAGCGTCATGCCTGAATGCAGCTGTTTTAGCCGCCGGTTTAGATATTATGGTGGATGAATTGATTGTACCTATCCAAGAGAGGGATGGCGAAAATTTTAAGCGCGCCCTTATCAGCGCGGAAGAACATTATGTGTGGCTGCCGCTTTATTGGTTCTTAGTGCGCAGGCTGCGTTTGGCAGACCAATATGCAACCAAAATGACAGGGGGGTGA
- a CDS encoding DevR family CRISPR-associated autoregulator, producing the protein MQIHSLAISGLMTLNLHSLNNEGAEGNHLMTREVQIVDEFGRLHAVNAISGDMFKHIQAEHMYNIAREENLSLCNACMVFDANRIVADTAFAASFTKSATDEEILSGAIRTCCLDDAEGILITSEVGGKKRAIGRKSVLEFGWVVGRPDVTRTEAYFHVKFDQAGRGKGSGDETGANTGQNIFHRPASSGQYAVVLNVDLYRLGRNDITRQYVLSEEELHKRMQGLLKSVLFTFLKPNGAQRNTQNPHIVNFEGVLTVSASTVPAPMASALNSGYAKEIDEIVDTLNQLKPNSIQKYSFASLSEFAGHMRNLIDNVQPFRG; encoded by the coding sequence ATGCAAATCCATTCTTTGGCTATTTCCGGATTAATGACATTGAATCTCCATTCGTTAAATAACGAGGGGGCAGAAGGGAACCATTTGATGACCCGTGAAGTCCAGATTGTCGATGAGTTTGGCCGGCTTCACGCTGTCAACGCTATTTCTGGCGATATGTTCAAGCATATCCAGGCGGAACATATGTATAATATCGCCAGGGAAGAAAACCTCTCTCTGTGCAATGCTTGTATGGTGTTTGATGCCAATCGTATCGTCGCTGATACCGCATTTGCGGCATCTTTTACGAAAAGTGCTACCGATGAGGAAATCTTGTCGGGGGCGATCCGTACTTGTTGCCTTGATGATGCAGAAGGGATTTTGATTACTAGTGAAGTAGGCGGCAAAAAGCGGGCGATTGGGCGTAAATCAGTACTGGAATTTGGCTGGGTGGTGGGCCGGCCGGACGTTACCCGTACGGAAGCGTATTTCCATGTAAAATTCGACCAAGCCGGGCGCGGTAAAGGCTCTGGCGATGAAACCGGTGCCAATACTGGGCAAAATATTTTCCATCGTCCGGCTTCTTCAGGGCAGTATGCCGTTGTCCTTAATGTTGATCTTTATCGACTGGGCCGTAACGACATTACGCGACAATATGTTTTAAGTGAGGAAGAACTGCATAAGCGGATGCAAGGGTTATTAAAGAGCGTGTTATTTACGTTCCTTAAACCCAACGGCGCCCAGCGCAATACCCAAAATCCGCATATTGTTAATTTCGAAGGCGTATTGACGGTATCGGCATCGACCGTTCCTGCACCTATGGCAAGCGCTTTAAATAGTGGTTACGCCAAGGAAATTGATGAGATTGTCGATACGTTAAACCAGTTAAAGCCGAATAGTATTCAAAAATATTCTTTTGCCAGCTTAAGCGAGTTTGCCGGCCATATGCGCAATTTAATTGATAATGTACAGCCCTTCAGGGGGTAG